From Alienimonas californiensis, a single genomic window includes:
- a CDS encoding GTPase: MSARPTAALLTPPGRGAVAVIRVVGPPTLCDAAFAAANGRPVSAQPLNRVAFGRWGRDESERRPGEELIVVRTAADETEIHGHGGRAAIDRIFADLAAAGVERVGWEEQEHARSGELPAELAAALAAAPTVRCAGVILDQISGTLARGLADPSQHAAMRERIEFGRHLTEPWLVVIAGPPNAGKSSLLNAIAGYGRALVSPIAGTTRDAVGATIAVDGWPVRLTDTAGLRETLDPLEAAGVAKARATLADADAVIQLADGSAAEEIAPLPPHRRTLRAWNKLDRPDVQPTPPGWLGVSAETGAGVPALLAALSQLLIPAPPPPGEPVPLTPRQATLILP, encoded by the coding sequence GTGAGCGCCCGGCCCACCGCCGCCCTGCTCACGCCGCCGGGTCGCGGTGCGGTGGCGGTGATCCGCGTGGTCGGCCCGCCGACGCTCTGCGACGCCGCCTTCGCCGCCGCGAACGGGCGGCCGGTCTCGGCTCAGCCGCTGAACCGCGTGGCCTTCGGCCGCTGGGGGCGAGACGAATCGGAACGGCGGCCGGGGGAGGAGCTGATCGTCGTTCGCACCGCCGCGGACGAAACGGAGATCCACGGCCACGGCGGGCGGGCGGCGATTGACCGGATCTTCGCCGACCTCGCCGCCGCCGGCGTCGAGCGGGTGGGCTGGGAGGAACAGGAACACGCCCGCTCCGGCGAGCTTCCAGCGGAACTCGCCGCGGCGTTGGCCGCGGCCCCGACGGTGCGGTGCGCGGGGGTGATCCTCGATCAGATAAGCGGCACGCTGGCCCGGGGGCTGGCGGACCCGTCGCAGCACGCGGCGATGCGGGAGCGGATTGAGTTCGGCCGGCATCTGACTGAACCGTGGCTGGTCGTGATCGCCGGGCCGCCGAACGCCGGGAAGAGTTCGCTGTTGAACGCGATCGCGGGCTACGGCCGGGCGCTGGTCTCGCCGATCGCCGGCACCACGCGGGACGCGGTGGGGGCGACGATCGCGGTGGACGGCTGGCCGGTGCGGCTGACGGACACCGCCGGCCTGCGGGAGACGCTCGACCCGCTGGAGGCCGCCGGGGTGGCGAAGGCCCGGGCGACCCTCGCCGACGCCGACGCCGTCATTCAACTCGCGGACGGCAGCGCCGCCGAGGAGATCGCCCCCCTCCCCCCCCACCGCCGCACGCTGCGGGCCTGGAATAAGTTGGACCGCCCGGACGTACAGCCGACGCCCCCGGGGTGGCTGGGCGTCTCCGCCGAGACCGGCGCCGGCGTCCCGGCCCTGCTGGCGGCGCTGTCGCAGTTATTAATCCCCGCCCCGCCCCCGCCCGGGGAGCCGGTGCCGCTGACGCCCCGGCAGGCGACGTTGATCCTTCCCTGA
- a CDS encoding sialate O-acetylesterase, which produces MTRFLAPGSLCPALLLAGLAAPAAAEVTPAPIFGDHMVLQSDRPVPVFGLTEPGGKVNVAATVVTDAPPADVINERPVATATADENGRWSVTVGPFKAETKLTLIVTDADAEAANAEGDADTADRKVYTDVLAGDVWLCSGQSNMAWGLNNTLDADREIQSAKNDEIRLFTVPRQSVREPKTTLASEAQWQVLSPESAKGFSAVGYYFGKTIQGETGRPVGLINSSWGGTPSEAWTREESLKTLKTAPPLLERWEKIDEGFAAAEASGKEWTNRQTPTNPHHPGNLNNGMIAPLVPFALKGAIWYQGESNAGRAEQYDEIFPAMIEDWREQFGQNLPFFWVQLANFRAPTDDANAGSDWAELREAQDKTLDELPDVGQAVILDVGEAKDIHPRNKKDVGERLALAALETVYDMDAAGQLSPRVADVKMDGRTATVTFDVDGDSLQIRRDESIGADVAAPGEALGFAVAGPDKKFHWAKAELTGPNTVKVTAPEGVSEIAAVRYGWSDNPKVTLFNTRGLPAAPFRTDDWPGVTAGNY; this is translated from the coding sequence ATGACAAGATTCCTCGCCCCCGGTTCGCTCTGTCCGGCGCTCCTGCTGGCCGGCCTCGCCGCCCCGGCCGCCGCGGAGGTCACCCCGGCGCCGATCTTCGGCGACCACATGGTCCTGCAATCCGACCGCCCCGTGCCGGTGTTCGGCCTGACGGAGCCCGGCGGCAAGGTGAACGTCGCCGCGACCGTCGTCACCGACGCCCCGCCGGCCGACGTGATCAACGAGCGCCCCGTCGCCACCGCCACCGCGGACGAGAACGGCCGCTGGAGCGTGACCGTCGGCCCGTTTAAAGCGGAAACCAAGCTGACGCTGATCGTCACCGACGCCGACGCGGAAGCCGCGAACGCCGAGGGCGACGCCGACACCGCCGACCGCAAGGTCTACACCGACGTGCTCGCCGGCGACGTCTGGCTGTGCAGCGGGCAGTCCAACATGGCCTGGGGTCTGAACAACACCCTCGACGCCGACCGCGAGATTCAATCCGCGAAGAACGACGAGATCCGCCTGTTCACCGTCCCGCGGCAGAGCGTCCGCGAGCCGAAAACCACGCTCGCCTCCGAGGCCCAGTGGCAGGTCCTCAGCCCGGAGAGCGCCAAGGGCTTCTCCGCGGTCGGCTACTACTTCGGCAAGACGATTCAGGGGGAGACCGGCCGGCCGGTCGGCCTGATTAATTCCAGCTGGGGCGGCACGCCGTCCGAGGCCTGGACCCGCGAGGAATCGCTGAAGACCCTCAAAACCGCCCCGCCCCTGCTGGAGCGGTGGGAGAAGATCGACGAGGGCTTCGCCGCCGCCGAAGCGTCCGGGAAGGAGTGGACCAATCGCCAAACCCCCACGAACCCGCACCACCCCGGGAACCTCAACAACGGCATGATCGCCCCGCTGGTCCCCTTCGCCCTCAAAGGGGCGATCTGGTACCAGGGCGAATCCAACGCCGGCCGGGCGGAGCAGTACGACGAAATCTTCCCCGCTATGATCGAGGACTGGCGGGAGCAGTTCGGCCAGAACCTGCCGTTCTTCTGGGTGCAGCTCGCCAACTTCCGCGCCCCCACGGACGACGCCAACGCCGGTTCCGACTGGGCCGAACTGCGGGAAGCCCAGGACAAGACGCTGGACGAACTGCCGGACGTCGGTCAGGCGGTGATTCTGGACGTCGGCGAGGCGAAGGACATTCACCCCCGCAATAAAAAGGACGTCGGCGAACGCCTCGCCCTGGCGGCGCTGGAAACCGTCTACGACATGGACGCCGCCGGGCAGCTCAGCCCGCGGGTGGCCGACGTGAAAATGGACGGCAGAACCGCCACGGTGACCTTCGACGTCGACGGCGATTCGCTCCAGATCCGCCGGGACGAGTCGATCGGCGCCGACGTCGCCGCCCCCGGCGAAGCCCTGGGCTTCGCGGTCGCCGGGCCGGACAAAAAATTCCACTGGGCCAAGGCCGAACTGACCGGCCCGAACACCGTGAAGGTGACGGCGCCGGAGGGCGTCTCGGAGATCGCCGCCGTCCGCTACGGCTGGTCCGACAACCCGAAGGTCACGCTGTTCAACACCCGCGGCCTGCCGGCGGCGCCCTTCCGCACCGACGACTGGCCCGGCGTCACCGCCGGCAACTACTGA
- a CDS encoding HD-GYP domain-containing protein, translating into MSSPDLEHAAAEPRDAVLPDAGPPAVGLPAVNQDEYVPLRRCDLRRGTVLKTPVLDERGVLLLAAGQVISDTFHAKLVDRGLLSVQVHAGEVAELLAGIPQGEATQAPRARIGVVAPAANATSEALDQIAMSGRGLGLPRQGVPFGEEQIDRSGAPYDPARRDACVARLSEAVGAAGVIQRDIASGRGVDLPGLNSIAEGALDDLAADRDLFAAIGLSPHSAGYPTRHGVHASMLAAAVGATLGLDRPTLNELTIGVLVHDAGMLRLDPALYDTPGPLGKAAFLEITKHPVLVFEALKSARDIPPRAAFIAYQMHERCDGSGYPRRRTAPQLHALAKIAAVVDAFAALTSPRPYRPALAPHHAMRHVLKEAAAGAFDLEAVRALLRTVSLFPLGSRVKLDDGRRGRVLRITDDYSRPLIELDPPGGVAGRGGASGELLDLSAHPQRRVTGVSADAPPLIDEAGAEGTRAPLAAAA; encoded by the coding sequence GTGTCGTCTCCCGATCTCGAACACGCCGCCGCCGAGCCCCGCGACGCCGTGCTCCCCGACGCCGGCCCCCCCGCGGTGGGGCTGCCGGCCGTGAATCAGGACGAATACGTCCCACTGCGGCGGTGCGATCTGCGGCGGGGCACGGTGCTGAAGACGCCGGTGCTGGACGAGCGCGGCGTCTTGCTGCTGGCGGCGGGGCAGGTGATCTCCGACACCTTTCACGCCAAGTTGGTCGATCGCGGGCTGCTGTCCGTCCAGGTGCACGCCGGAGAGGTCGCCGAACTGCTCGCCGGCATCCCGCAGGGCGAAGCGACGCAGGCCCCCCGCGCCCGCATCGGGGTGGTAGCGCCGGCGGCGAACGCCACCTCCGAGGCGCTGGACCAGATCGCCATGAGCGGCCGCGGTCTCGGTCTGCCGCGGCAGGGCGTTCCGTTCGGCGAGGAGCAGATCGACCGCTCCGGCGCCCCCTACGACCCCGCCCGCCGCGACGCCTGCGTCGCCCGGCTGAGCGAGGCGGTCGGTGCGGCGGGGGTGATTCAACGGGACATCGCCTCCGGCCGCGGCGTCGACCTGCCCGGGCTGAACTCGATCGCCGAGGGAGCCCTCGACGACCTCGCCGCCGACCGCGATCTGTTCGCCGCCATCGGGCTGAGCCCGCACAGCGCCGGCTACCCGACCCGGCACGGCGTGCACGCCTCGATGCTCGCCGCCGCCGTCGGCGCCACCCTCGGGCTGGACCGGCCGACGCTGAACGAACTGACGATCGGCGTGCTGGTGCACGACGCCGGCATGCTGCGGCTGGACCCGGCCCTGTACGACACGCCCGGCCCGCTGGGCAAAGCGGCGTTTCTGGAGATCACCAAGCATCCGGTGCTGGTGTTCGAGGCCCTCAAAAGCGCCCGGGACATTCCCCCGCGGGCGGCGTTCATCGCCTATCAGATGCATGAACGCTGCGACGGCTCCGGCTATCCCCGCCGCCGCACCGCCCCGCAACTGCACGCCCTGGCCAAGATCGCCGCCGTCGTCGACGCCTTCGCCGCCCTCACCTCGCCCCGCCCCTACCGGCCGGCGCTGGCCCCGCACCACGCGATGCGGCACGTGTTGAAAGAGGCCGCCGCCGGGGCGTTCGATCTGGAGGCGGTGCGGGCGCTGTTGCGGACGGTGTCGCTGTTCCCGCTGGGCAGCCGGGTGAAGCTGGACGATGGCCGCCGCGGCCGCGTGCTGCGGATCACCGACGACTACAGCCGCCCGCTGATCGAACTGGACCCGCCGGGCGGCGTCGCCGGGCGGGGCGGGGCGTCGGGCGAACTGCTGGACCTGAGCGCTCACCCGCAGCGCCGCGTGACCGGCGTCTCCGCCGACGCCCCCCCGCTGATCGACGAGGCCGGCGCCGAGGGAACCCGCGCCCCCCTCGCCGCCGCGGCGTGA
- a CDS encoding MATE family efflux transporter, producing the protein MDAPASLPPSSHPAGSLRELLAVAVPLALSTGSVSVAQVADRAFLARYDPAALAASMPAGMLQWAVLSPFLGVGMTVGTFVAQNAAAGHPGRAAAAVWQGVWAAVAAALCFAALVPLAGPLFEFAGHGPEVTRAEVSYFQTLCWGALPTAASFALSGFYAGRGRTSVVMAVNFAAALTNVGLDWLLIFGARLPGGIEVPAYGIAGAGAATALSFVVACGLYFFAMTRGAGRAIRIYHYARFDPAMMRRLLRTGLPTGLNMAADVAALTVFLFLVGRLGRNELAASTLAFNLNSLCFLPAIGLGHASTILVGHRIGEGRPHVAIRTGWLATAVGVAGMAVSGAIFVFAPGPLIDLYVGDGSSFTAGELAALWATAPALLKFVAAYSVFDVFAVVLGGAVRGAGDTVFPAVWTMFCAWGLMVVPTFWGVLGGETFGLPALGGGEWTGRDGVWWAWACCTAYIVAVGFGMTARYVGGKWRGMSVLEGDRQPEARAEAG; encoded by the coding sequence ATGGACGCTCCCGCCTCGTTGCCGCCCTCTTCGCACCCGGCCGGCTCCCTGCGGGAGCTGCTGGCCGTGGCGGTGCCGTTGGCCCTCAGCACGGGGTCGGTCAGCGTGGCGCAGGTGGCGGACCGGGCGTTTCTGGCCCGGTACGACCCGGCGGCGCTGGCGGCGTCGATGCCCGCGGGGATGCTGCAATGGGCCGTGCTGAGCCCCTTTTTGGGGGTGGGGATGACGGTGGGCACGTTCGTGGCCCAGAACGCCGCCGCCGGGCACCCGGGCCGGGCCGCCGCGGCGGTCTGGCAGGGGGTGTGGGCGGCGGTCGCCGCGGCGCTCTGCTTCGCGGCACTGGTTCCGCTGGCCGGGCCGCTGTTCGAGTTCGCCGGGCACGGGCCGGAGGTGACGCGGGCGGAGGTCTCCTATTTTCAGACCCTCTGCTGGGGCGCCCTGCCGACCGCCGCCAGCTTCGCCCTCTCCGGGTTCTACGCCGGCCGCGGCCGCACCAGCGTGGTGATGGCGGTGAACTTCGCCGCGGCACTGACCAACGTGGGGCTGGACTGGCTGCTGATCTTCGGCGCCCGCCTGCCGGGGGGCATTGAGGTGCCGGCGTACGGCATCGCCGGGGCGGGGGCGGCGACGGCGCTCAGCTTCGTCGTCGCCTGCGGGTTGTATTTCTTCGCCATGACCCGCGGCGCCGGGCGGGCGATTCGGATCTACCATTACGCCCGGTTCGACCCGGCGATGATGCGGCGGCTGCTCAGGACCGGCCTGCCCACGGGCCTCAACATGGCGGCGGACGTCGCGGCGCTGACGGTCTTTCTATTCCTCGTCGGCCGCCTCGGCCGGAACGAACTGGCGGCGAGCACGCTGGCGTTCAATTTAAACTCCCTCTGCTTTCTCCCGGCGATCGGGCTGGGGCACGCGTCGACGATCCTGGTGGGCCACCGCATCGGCGAGGGCCGCCCGCACGTCGCCATTCGCACCGGCTGGCTGGCGACGGCGGTGGGCGTCGCGGGGATGGCCGTCAGCGGGGCGATCTTCGTGTTCGCCCCCGGGCCGCTGATCGACTTATACGTCGGCGACGGCTCCTCCTTCACCGCCGGCGAACTCGCCGCCCTATGGGCGACGGCGCCGGCGTTATTGAAGTTCGTGGCGGCCTACAGCGTGTTCGACGTCTTCGCCGTCGTGCTGGGCGGCGCCGTCCGGGGCGCCGGCGACACCGTCTTCCCGGCCGTCTGGACGATGTTCTGCGCCTGGGGGCTGATGGTCGTGCCCACGTTCTGGGGCGTGCTGGGCGGCGAGACGTTCGGCCTGCCGGCGCTGGGCGGGGGGGAATGGACCGGCCGCGACGGCGTCTGGTGGGCTTGGGCCTGCTGCACCGCGTATATCGTCGCCGTCGGCTTCGGCATGACCGCCCGCTACGTCGGCGGGAAATGGCGGGGGATGAGCGTGTTGGAGGGCGATCGGCAGCCCGAGGCGCGAGCCGAGGCCGGGTGA
- a CDS encoding type III pantothenate kinase, translating to MPSPRRLVVEVGNSRWKAGLFPEKASRGGPPEPVATLRVAHADDPAPQLRAFLAEHAPHGAAAPAVWSGVNPAGAAALLAAWPTDCGPPPIELPRAALNRLIANGARQPERVGADRLLNALAAAALAPAGCEFAAVADCGTATTIDTVRLPAHPLSAGDRPEFLGGAILPGIVLCARALHAHTAQLPEVSFTEDAPADGRDTEAAIRFGVLEMQAAVVDRLLGGWAEGTAFQILTGGAAGLTVDRLRRCEPHLAPHLTLTGLFLAARDL from the coding sequence ATGCCGTCGCCCCGCAGGCTCGTCGTTGAGGTCGGCAACAGTCGCTGGAAGGCCGGGCTGTTCCCGGAAAAAGCCTCCCGTGGCGGCCCGCCGGAGCCGGTCGCCACGTTGCGCGTCGCGCACGCCGACGACCCCGCCCCACAGTTGCGGGCCTTTCTGGCAGAGCACGCCCCGCACGGGGCGGCCGCCCCGGCGGTGTGGTCCGGGGTGAACCCGGCCGGCGCCGCCGCCCTGCTGGCCGCCTGGCCGACCGACTGCGGCCCCCCGCCGATCGAACTGCCCCGGGCGGCGCTGAACCGCCTGATCGCCAACGGCGCCCGCCAGCCGGAGCGGGTGGGCGCCGACCGCCTGCTGAACGCCCTCGCCGCCGCGGCCCTGGCCCCGGCCGGCTGCGAGTTCGCCGCCGTCGCCGACTGCGGCACCGCCACGACGATCGACACCGTCCGCCTCCCCGCCCACCCCCTCTCCGCAGGCGACCGGCCGGAGTTCCTCGGCGGGGCGATCCTGCCCGGCATCGTGCTGTGCGCCCGGGCCCTGCACGCTCACACCGCCCAACTGCCGGAGGTGAGCTTCACCGAGGACGCCCCCGCCGACGGCCGCGACACCGAGGCCGCCATCCGGTTCGGCGTGCTCGAAATGCAGGCCGCGGTCGTCGATCGCCTGCTGGGCGGCTGGGCCGAGGGAACCGCGTTCCAAATCCTGACCGGCGGCGCCGCCGGCCTGACGGTCGACCGCCTGCGGCGCTGCGAGCCCCACCTCGCCCCGCACCTCACCCTCACCGGCCTGTTCCTCGCGGCCCGGGACCTGTGA